The Mycolicibacterium mageritense genome contains a region encoding:
- a CDS encoding ABC transporter substrate-binding protein encodes MHNGTRTITLVALTVSLITGCSSPADTATTAGPPGYPVTLENCGRAVTVKSPPQRAVSINQPATELLLTLGLADRMVGSASWSDEVRPELAAENAKVPVLSRDFPSFERVLKEKPDFVYATFDWSFTDEGVAPRDRFERLGVPTYQSSSECGGQDAAQQRPLTLDDMYAEIGDVAKIFGVEDRGEQLVSSLRTRMSTAADGLKADDVTLMWWYAGTKAPYIAGCCGAPGIITNAVGARNAFADSRQLWPEISWEAILERDPDVLVLADLTRGDDGDSVAAKIRFLESDPAAQRLTAVRERRWIVLPGTAMDPSLRNVDAVETVASGLRSFGLADK; translated from the coding sequence CTGCATAACGGAACCCGCACCATAACCCTTGTCGCACTTACTGTGTCGCTGATCACCGGGTGCAGTTCGCCGGCCGACACGGCCACCACTGCCGGACCTCCCGGGTATCCCGTCACCTTGGAGAACTGCGGGCGTGCGGTGACCGTGAAATCACCACCGCAACGCGCGGTGTCGATCAATCAGCCGGCCACCGAACTGTTGCTGACCCTAGGGCTGGCCGACCGGATGGTCGGCAGCGCGTCCTGGAGCGACGAAGTCAGGCCCGAGCTCGCCGCCGAGAACGCCAAGGTGCCCGTGCTGAGCCGGGATTTTCCGTCCTTCGAACGGGTGCTCAAGGAAAAGCCCGACTTCGTGTACGCGACGTTCGACTGGTCGTTCACCGACGAGGGCGTCGCTCCGCGGGACCGGTTCGAGCGCCTGGGCGTGCCGACCTACCAATCCTCGAGCGAATGCGGTGGCCAGGACGCCGCCCAGCAGCGTCCCCTCACCCTCGACGACATGTACGCCGAGATCGGGGATGTCGCCAAGATATTCGGCGTCGAAGACCGCGGGGAGCAGCTGGTCTCGTCGCTGCGGACGCGGATGTCCACCGCGGCCGACGGTCTCAAGGCCGACGACGTCACGTTGATGTGGTGGTATGCGGGCACCAAGGCGCCCTACATCGCGGGCTGCTGCGGTGCGCCCGGCATCATCACCAACGCGGTCGGGGCCCGCAACGCGTTCGCCGACAGTCGGCAACTGTGGCCCGAGATCTCGTGGGAGGCCATCCTGGAACGCGACCCCGATGTGCTGGTCCTGGCCGATCTGACACGTGGCGACGACGGGGACAGCGTGGCCGCCAAGATCCGCTTCCTCGAATCCGACCCGGCCGCACAACGGTTGACGGCGGTGCGGGAACGCCGGTGGATCGTGCTACCGGGCACCGCGATGGACCCGTCACTGCGTAACGTCGACGCGGTCGAGACCGTCGCATCCGGCCTGCGCTCCTTCGGGCTGGCGGACAAATGA
- a CDS encoding APC family permease — MTTSAPTDTDQLPHRRLPFWVALALSVATVGPTLAMSGNGQGLIGTVGKAIPLVFLIGLVGVALVGYSFVRLTRHLNHAGSAYALVGGTVGPRAGFFSGFAMLGAYVGFSIGTLALTAAFTNAFIAQLQPGSDQPYQLPWLAVVVVGAVISFALAGRDIRLLAKILLGIEGIGIVAMIVLVIAIFARGGAASTGFDLSVFSFSGGVSASAVLSGVVAAFLSWAGFEACASMGEETDNPGRNIPRALGGTLILTGVLFVVVMFAQVIGFGTDEAGLAAFQGSGNTLGDLGNQYIGQWFSLIIIFTATVAAFGCHMATAATSGRMLYAFGRDGFGPKALAHVHEATGGPRRATWLVVALALVVDLICGATGWPVMGTGNAAIDTYFLFAVAGSVCLMVCYLLVEVAAAWFVGAPKFIGVHGGHGKVPGLALPLLGAVVILVVLWFNVKDAETWLAAPLLGLYWCAVGLVIALAASGIAKRVGESLTRELDLTPPVQAEAK; from the coding sequence ATGACCACCAGCGCCCCCACCGATACCGACCAATTACCGCACCGGCGCCTGCCGTTCTGGGTGGCGCTGGCACTGTCGGTGGCGACGGTCGGCCCGACCCTCGCCATGTCCGGTAACGGCCAAGGTCTCATCGGCACCGTGGGCAAGGCCATACCCCTGGTGTTCCTGATCGGCCTCGTCGGCGTCGCACTGGTCGGCTACAGCTTCGTGCGGCTGACGCGTCACCTCAACCACGCCGGCTCGGCTTATGCACTGGTCGGCGGTACCGTCGGCCCCAGGGCCGGGTTCTTCTCCGGCTTCGCGATGCTCGGCGCCTACGTCGGATTCTCCATCGGCACACTCGCTTTGACCGCGGCGTTCACGAATGCGTTCATCGCACAACTGCAACCGGGCAGCGATCAGCCGTATCAGCTGCCGTGGCTGGCGGTCGTGGTGGTGGGCGCGGTCATTTCGTTCGCTTTGGCCGGTCGTGACATCAGACTCCTGGCGAAGATCCTGCTCGGCATCGAAGGTATCGGCATCGTGGCGATGATCGTGCTCGTCATCGCGATATTCGCCCGTGGCGGGGCCGCATCCACGGGATTCGACCTCAGCGTCTTCTCGTTCTCCGGAGGCGTCTCGGCATCCGCGGTGCTCAGCGGCGTGGTGGCAGCGTTTCTGTCCTGGGCGGGTTTCGAAGCCTGCGCATCGATGGGCGAGGAGACCGACAATCCGGGCCGCAACATTCCCCGGGCCCTGGGCGGAACGCTGATCCTCACCGGTGTGCTGTTCGTCGTGGTGATGTTCGCGCAGGTCATCGGGTTCGGCACCGACGAGGCCGGGCTCGCGGCATTCCAAGGTTCGGGAAACACCCTGGGCGACTTGGGGAACCAATACATCGGTCAGTGGTTCTCGCTGATCATCATCTTCACCGCGACCGTCGCGGCGTTCGGTTGTCACATGGCCACCGCGGCGACGTCGGGCCGCATGCTCTACGCGTTTGGCCGGGACGGGTTCGGGCCGAAAGCGCTGGCACACGTCCACGAGGCCACCGGCGGCCCGCGCCGGGCTACCTGGCTGGTGGTGGCCCTGGCCCTGGTGGTCGACCTGATCTGCGGTGCCACCGGCTGGCCGGTGATGGGCACCGGCAACGCGGCCATCGACACGTATTTCCTGTTCGCCGTGGCCGGTTCGGTGTGCCTCATGGTGTGCTACCTGTTGGTCGAGGTGGCCGCGGCGTGGTTCGTCGGCGCACCCAAGTTCATCGGCGTGCACGGCGGCCACGGCAAGGTGCCGGGCCTGGCGCTGCCGTTGCTCGGCGCCGTGGTGATCCTGGTGGTGCTGTGGTTCAACGTCAAGGACGCCGAAACCTGGCTGGCTGCCCCACTTTTGGGGTTGTACTGGTGTGCCGTCGGCCTGGTCATCGCACTCGCGGCATCGGGTATCGCCAAACGCGTCGGCGAATCGCTCACGCGAGAACTGGATCTCACGCCACCGGTGCAGGCGGAGGCCAAATGA
- a CDS encoding aspartate aminotransferase family protein, with translation MSTLYERDEAVIAGIEKLRFFPLEVVSGHGCTLVTPDGRELLDLSATWTACGLGHGHPAIADAVSRAVRTAPGAGGLSAVHPDSVGLAEDLLALVPGGGERRVYLGHAGSDANDVALRACRHATGRRTVMAFEHSYHGGVGVAMGVSGVHVDAGAAPDPDAVFLPYPNPFRPTSAGIEGDVSACLALAERHLATGSIACLIVEPILSDGGLVVPPDGFLGRLHEVCHRHGVPMICDEVKMGLGRPGTLHAFEHDGVVPEIVTFGKVLGGGLPLSAAVGPAELLDNPPGAALLTTAGNPVCTAAGRAVLATIVGDGLPERAAKVGAVLQDALRALDSDVIGEVRGRGLAIGLELVDPATGDRDPRLAAQVVYRAWELGAVVYYVGGNVLEITPPLILSEAEAVRAAEILGAAIADAAAGRVDAEEVARYAGW, from the coding sequence ATGAGCACGCTCTACGAACGCGACGAAGCGGTCATCGCCGGAATCGAGAAACTGCGGTTCTTCCCGCTTGAGGTGGTCTCCGGCCACGGCTGCACCCTGGTCACGCCGGACGGCCGTGAGCTACTGGACCTTTCGGCCACCTGGACCGCATGTGGGCTCGGGCACGGGCATCCGGCGATCGCCGATGCGGTCAGCCGGGCAGTGCGTACCGCGCCAGGGGCAGGCGGCCTCTCGGCCGTGCATCCCGATTCGGTGGGCCTGGCCGAAGACCTGCTGGCGCTGGTTCCCGGCGGCGGCGAGCGGCGCGTGTACCTGGGGCATGCCGGTTCGGACGCCAACGACGTCGCGCTGCGCGCGTGCCGGCACGCCACCGGGCGACGCACGGTGATGGCATTCGAGCACAGTTACCACGGTGGTGTCGGGGTCGCCATGGGCGTGTCCGGGGTACATGTCGACGCGGGTGCCGCACCCGACCCCGACGCGGTATTCCTGCCCTACCCCAATCCTTTTCGGCCGACGAGCGCCGGTATCGAGGGCGACGTCAGCGCGTGCCTTGCCCTCGCCGAACGGCATCTGGCCACCGGCTCCATCGCCTGCCTGATCGTCGAACCCATTCTGTCCGACGGCGGTCTGGTGGTCCCGCCCGACGGCTTCCTGGGCCGGTTGCACGAGGTGTGTCACCGGCACGGCGTGCCGATGATCTGCGACGAGGTCAAGATGGGGCTGGGCAGGCCTGGCACCCTGCACGCGTTCGAACACGACGGCGTGGTGCCCGAGATCGTCACCTTCGGCAAGGTGCTCGGTGGCGGCCTGCCGTTGTCCGCGGCGGTCGGACCTGCCGAGTTGCTCGACAACCCGCCTGGCGCGGCGCTGCTGACGACCGCGGGCAATCCCGTGTGTACGGCGGCCGGCCGCGCGGTGCTGGCCACCATCGTCGGCGACGGTCTACCCGAGCGGGCCGCAAAAGTCGGTGCGGTGCTGCAGGATGCGTTACGCGCACTGGATTCGGATGTGATCGGCGAGGTGCGCGGACGCGGACTGGCCATCGGTCTGGAACTGGTCGACCCGGCCACCGGCGATCGCGATCCCCGACTCGCCGCGCAGGTCGTGTACCGCGCCTGGGAACTGGGCGCGGTGGTGTACTACGTCGGTGGCAACGTTCTGGAGATCACGCCGCCGCTGATCTTGAGCGAGGCCGAAGCGGTCCGGGCCGCCGAGATCCTCGGCGCGGCAATCGCCGACGCCGCCGCAGGACGGGTCGACGCCGAGGAGGTCGCACGCTATGCCGGATGGTGA
- a CDS encoding MurR/RpiR family transcriptional regulator, with product MSEDEPVAKISTVEARATAALPTLSKAERRVGRALLGDYPSAGLASAARLAERAEVSPPTVLRFAQSLGYDGFADLQVALRAELSARSSGPITRLPDAPAAGSLLDRLLQQARAQNERAAQTLALLTEPALEAAVALLADVGRTVYLHGGRFSHLLAMHLAAHLEQLRPGTRVLGDPTGGDLGALLELSRHDVVVLFDYHRYQRSAAELAQRVHRAGATVLLITDDLSCPVAPDAEVVLAASSTVGTTYQSMAAGFLLTELLIPLVMDAIGEPARTRMALWEEQRRAELLP from the coding sequence GTGTCAGAGGACGAGCCGGTGGCGAAGATCTCGACGGTGGAGGCCAGGGCCACCGCCGCACTGCCCACGCTCAGCAAGGCTGAGCGGCGGGTAGGGCGAGCGTTGCTCGGCGACTATCCGAGCGCCGGGTTGGCCAGCGCCGCCAGGCTCGCCGAACGTGCCGAGGTGAGCCCCCCGACCGTGCTACGGTTCGCGCAGTCCCTCGGCTACGACGGATTCGCCGATCTGCAGGTCGCGTTGCGCGCCGAGTTGTCCGCGCGATCGAGTGGGCCGATCACCAGGTTGCCCGATGCGCCGGCGGCAGGCAGTCTGCTCGACCGGTTGTTGCAGCAGGCGCGCGCGCAGAACGAGCGCGCGGCGCAGACGTTGGCGCTGCTTACGGAACCCGCGCTGGAAGCCGCGGTGGCGCTGTTGGCGGACGTCGGTCGCACGGTGTATCTGCACGGTGGTCGCTTCTCGCACCTGCTGGCGATGCACCTGGCCGCCCACCTGGAACAACTGCGCCCGGGCACCCGGGTGCTGGGCGACCCGACGGGCGGGGATTTAGGTGCGCTGCTCGAACTGTCACGCCATGACGTCGTGGTGCTGTTCGACTATCACAGGTATCAGCGCAGCGCAGCCGAGCTGGCGCAACGCGTGCACCGCGCGGGCGCGACCGTCCTGCTCATCACCGACGATCTGAGCTGCCCGGTGGCACCGGACGCCGAAGTCGTGCTGGCCGCCTCGAGCACGGTCGGTACCACGTACCAGAGCATGGCGGCCGGATTTCTGCTGACCGAACTGCTCATCCCGTTGGTCATGGACGCGATCGGAGAGCCGGCACGGACCCGCATGGCGTTGTGGGAGGAGCAACGGCGCGCTGAGCTTCTGCCATGA
- a CDS encoding class I SAM-dependent methyltransferase, with product MSAVDPATLLTSWDGQQAAYIADREARFRIMVEVLRLACGDAPLVVDLACGPGSLSTRALDALPQATVLAVDHDPLLLDIATRALRPVHGDRFTTLDADLADESWPELVADALGGRTPDAFISTTALHWLTPDALVRVYAGAAALLGEGGILLNGDHFRFDGRNPVLRRLAAAHDDETQRRAHTAGAPTWEAWWDTARAQPGAASLAALRDARFADRPAPPPTAVDFHLAALAQAGFTGVGTVWQLLDDYVVLGVK from the coding sequence ATGAGCGCCGTCGATCCCGCCACGCTGCTCACGTCCTGGGACGGCCAACAGGCCGCATACATCGCCGACCGCGAAGCGCGGTTCCGCATCATGGTCGAGGTGTTGCGGTTGGCGTGCGGTGATGCGCCGCTCGTAGTCGACCTCGCTTGTGGGCCAGGCTCTTTGAGCACACGCGCGCTCGACGCCCTGCCGCAGGCCACAGTGCTCGCCGTCGATCACGACCCGCTGCTGCTCGACATCGCGACTCGAGCACTGCGACCCGTGCACGGGGACCGGTTCACGACCCTGGACGCCGATCTCGCCGACGAGAGCTGGCCCGAACTCGTGGCCGACGCGCTCGGGGGCCGCACACCCGACGCGTTCATCTCGACCACGGCCCTGCACTGGCTCACGCCCGATGCACTGGTGCGGGTATACGCCGGGGCAGCCGCACTGCTCGGTGAGGGCGGAATCCTGCTCAACGGTGACCATTTCCGCTTCGACGGCCGAAACCCGGTACTACGGCGCCTGGCGGCCGCGCATGACGACGAAACGCAGCGGCGCGCCCACACGGCCGGTGCGCCGACCTGGGAAGCGTGGTGGGACACGGCGCGGGCACAACCCGGTGCGGCCTCCCTGGCTGCGCTTCGTGACGCCCGGTTCGCCGACCGGCCCGCTCCACCGCCCACCGCGGTGGACTTTCACCTCGCGGCCCTCGCGCAGGCCGGCTTCACCGGAGTCGGCACGGTGTGGCAGCTGCTCGACGACTACGTCGTGCTCGGCGTGAAGTGA
- a CDS encoding class II glutamine amidotransferase: protein MCRLLGVVSTAPISVSDAVGGHVLKDFVALTKVHGDGWGMAHVDETGGAPRVEVSAGSALDDPAFAAAVESRPLTAGMVHLRWATNGLAVQPQNSHPFVADGVAMAHNGSIKPTGPLDELIEPATAAALRGTTDSERYFGVIRQHRRTAPDLAEAVRRAVAQLRALYPEACLNALVLGEGQLIAVHAHARSQLPAEDIEEITAADLPTEHLEDYFALRWARPSDSAVVIGSTGFGDLDWQALPPESVTAISMADLSMNSVPVMAD, encoded by the coding sequence ATGTGTCGCTTGCTGGGAGTCGTGTCGACTGCGCCGATCTCGGTCTCGGACGCCGTCGGTGGGCACGTGTTGAAGGATTTCGTGGCGCTCACCAAGGTGCACGGCGACGGTTGGGGCATGGCTCATGTCGACGAGACCGGTGGCGCCCCACGGGTTGAGGTCTCGGCGGGCAGCGCACTCGACGACCCGGCCTTCGCGGCGGCAGTCGAGAGCCGGCCGTTGACCGCCGGTATGGTCCACTTGCGCTGGGCAACCAACGGCCTGGCCGTGCAACCGCAGAACTCGCACCCATTCGTCGCCGACGGTGTTGCCATGGCGCACAACGGATCCATCAAACCGACCGGCCCGCTCGACGAGCTCATCGAACCGGCGACTGCCGCCGCCCTGCGTGGGACCACCGACAGCGAGCGCTACTTCGGCGTGATCCGGCAACATCGCCGGACCGCACCTGATCTGGCCGAGGCGGTCCGTCGGGCGGTGGCCCAGCTACGGGCCCTGTATCCGGAGGCGTGCCTCAATGCACTGGTGCTCGGCGAAGGCCAACTGATCGCCGTACACGCGCACGCGCGCAGTCAACTGCCCGCCGAGGACATCGAGGAGATCACCGCCGCCGATCTGCCCACCGAGCATCTCGAGGACTACTTTGCGCTGCGGTGGGCCCGGCCCAGTGACAGCGCAGTGGTGATCGGCTCCACCGGATTCGGTGATCTGGACTGGCAGGCGTTGCCGCCCGAGAGCGTCACCGCGATCTCGATGGCCGACCTGTCGATGAATTCGGTGCCTGTCATGGCAGATTGA
- a CDS encoding methyltransferase, whose translation MTTAKVPPVRAARAAERLRHLLRRLHQRSAPPAAVMLEMILNAWVAQGITVAAQLGVADALAGGPLRAEELARRVNADADATDRLMRALVSEGIFRRTRDGRYALNPLGDALRSDAPVSVAGMARFVGSPQHREHWSHLGDAVRSGEAVIPRLRGMGAFEYIASEPDLGEIFNDAMTSVSELAIAPVVAAYDFTPFATIADVGGGHGRLLSAILDAAPAARGVLYDLQQVVDGAPELLGKYGTADRVEIVAGSFFDRVPAGADAYVLKNIIHDWPDEQALTILRNIRTAATPGTTLLLIEAVIPDHNREFLGKWTDLEMLVGIAARERTEAEYRSLYEQAGFRLTRVVPTASPFSLVEGRAV comes from the coding sequence ATGACTACCGCCAAGGTGCCCCCGGTCCGAGCAGCCCGCGCCGCCGAACGTCTGCGCCATCTGCTGCGCCGGCTGCATCAGCGCAGCGCACCACCCGCCGCGGTGATGCTGGAGATGATCCTCAATGCCTGGGTGGCGCAAGGGATTACCGTCGCAGCCCAACTCGGTGTGGCCGACGCGCTCGCGGGCGGCCCGCTGCGGGCCGAAGAACTTGCCCGCCGCGTGAACGCCGACGCCGACGCGACCGACAGGTTGATGCGGGCCCTGGTGAGCGAGGGGATCTTCCGCCGGACCCGCGACGGGCGGTATGCCCTCAATCCGCTGGGCGACGCGCTGCGTTCCGATGCACCGGTATCGGTGGCCGGGATGGCCCGCTTCGTCGGATCCCCGCAGCACCGCGAACACTGGAGCCACCTGGGCGATGCGGTCCGCAGCGGCGAGGCCGTTATCCCCCGATTGCGCGGCATGGGGGCGTTCGAGTACATCGCATCCGAGCCGGACCTGGGCGAGATCTTCAACGACGCGATGACGAGCGTGTCGGAGCTGGCGATCGCGCCCGTCGTGGCGGCGTACGACTTCACACCGTTCGCCACGATCGCCGATGTCGGTGGTGGCCACGGCCGGCTGCTGTCCGCCATCCTCGATGCCGCGCCTGCGGCCCGCGGGGTGCTCTACGACCTGCAGCAGGTCGTCGACGGGGCACCAGAGTTGTTGGGCAAGTACGGAACCGCCGACCGCGTCGAGATCGTCGCCGGATCGTTCTTCGACCGAGTGCCCGCCGGCGCCGATGCGTACGTGCTGAAGAACATCATCCACGACTGGCCGGATGAGCAGGCCTTGACCATCCTGCGCAACATCCGAACGGCCGCGACGCCCGGGACCACGCTGCTGCTGATCGAGGCCGTCATCCCCGATCACAATCGGGAGTTCCTGGGCAAGTGGACCGATCTCGAGATGCTCGTCGGCATCGCGGCCCGCGAGCGCACCGAAGCCGAGTACCGCTCGCTTTACGAGCAGGCCGGGTTCCGGCTCACGCGCGTGGTGCCGACCGCGTCACCGTTCAGCCTCGTGGAGGGCCGCGCCGTCTAG
- a CDS encoding TetR/AcrR family transcriptional regulator: protein MAGGTKRLPRAVREQQMLDAAVQIFSVNGYHETSMDAIAAEAEISKPMLYLYYGSKEELFGACLNRELTRFVDVVRGQIDFTQSPKDLLRNAVLAFLTYIDANRASWMVLYTQATSSQAFAHTVREGREKIIDLVARLLSTGTRNPAPDSDFEMMAVALVGAGEAIATRVSSGDADVDEATELMINLFWRGLRGKPSDAAHGESALTAQKAE, encoded by the coding sequence ATGGCAGGTGGAACCAAGCGGCTGCCGCGTGCCGTCCGCGAACAACAGATGCTCGACGCCGCGGTGCAGATCTTCTCGGTCAACGGCTATCACGAGACGTCGATGGACGCCATCGCGGCCGAAGCCGAGATCTCCAAGCCGATGCTGTACCTCTATTACGGGTCCAAAGAGGAACTGTTCGGCGCGTGCCTCAACCGCGAACTGACGCGGTTCGTCGACGTCGTCCGCGGGCAGATCGATTTCACCCAGAGCCCCAAGGATCTGCTGCGCAACGCGGTGCTGGCGTTCCTCACCTACATCGACGCCAACCGCGCGTCGTGGATGGTGCTCTACACCCAGGCCACGAGTTCGCAGGCGTTCGCGCACACCGTGCGGGAAGGCCGGGAGAAGATCATCGACCTGGTGGCCCGGCTGCTGAGCACCGGCACGCGTAACCCCGCGCCGGACAGTGACTTCGAGATGATGGCGGTTGCGCTCGTGGGGGCAGGTGAGGCGATCGCCACCCGGGTCAGCTCGGGCGACGCCGATGTGGACGAGGCGACCGAGCTGATGATCAACCTGTTCTGGCGCGGGCTGCGGGGCAAGCCGTCGGATGCGGCACACGGTGAGTCCGCGCTGACGGCGCAGAAGGCCGAGTGA
- a CDS encoding amidohydrolase family protein, whose amino-acid sequence MPDGELADVFDGVDAEVPDGLAEHLRTVRLIDHHVHGTFDKPVDRAGFEASINEGSTDPIPDFMTQFDSPLGLSIRRWCAPVLGLPAHADADEYWKRRSEFTPDELASLMLPPARVERWVVDTGFQGDLITTPERLTELSGSPSSSILRLERLAEDLLESGTAPEDFPDAFRTALQGAAAAPDTVGTKTIAAYRTGFVIDWSRPDDAQVIEHARTLAARPSQRVDSPVLIAFGVHEAAAHGLPIQVHVGFGDRDLDLHRTDPMLLLPLLRTMTPVPVLLLHCYPFHRQSGYLAQAFDHVNFDVGLGINYLGVRSTGLVAEAMETAPFAKQLFSSDAFGPPELHLLGSVLWRRAMGLVLGRWIRSGDCSEADAIRIVDMIGVHNATRVYSL is encoded by the coding sequence ATGCCGGATGGTGAACTCGCTGACGTGTTCGACGGTGTGGATGCCGAGGTACCCGACGGACTCGCCGAGCACCTGCGCACGGTCCGGTTGATCGACCATCATGTGCACGGCACCTTCGACAAACCTGTCGACCGCGCCGGATTCGAAGCGTCGATCAACGAGGGATCCACCGATCCCATACCGGATTTCATGACGCAATTCGATTCGCCGCTCGGCCTGTCCATCCGGCGTTGGTGTGCGCCGGTGCTCGGGCTGCCCGCGCACGCGGACGCCGACGAGTACTGGAAGCGGCGCAGCGAATTCACGCCCGATGAACTGGCTTCGCTCATGTTGCCGCCGGCACGTGTCGAACGCTGGGTCGTCGACACCGGTTTCCAGGGGGATCTCATCACGACGCCCGAGCGGCTCACCGAACTCAGCGGGAGCCCGTCGTCGTCGATCTTGCGCCTGGAGCGCCTGGCCGAGGATCTCCTCGAATCCGGCACGGCGCCCGAGGACTTTCCGGATGCGTTCCGGACCGCGCTGCAGGGCGCTGCCGCTGCCCCGGACACCGTGGGCACCAAGACGATCGCGGCCTACCGGACCGGGTTCGTCATCGACTGGTCCCGGCCGGACGATGCCCAGGTGATCGAGCATGCGCGGACGCTGGCCGCCCGGCCGTCGCAGCGCGTGGACAGCCCCGTGTTGATCGCCTTCGGCGTGCACGAGGCCGCGGCCCACGGGCTGCCCATCCAGGTACACGTCGGCTTCGGCGACCGTGATCTGGATCTGCACCGCACCGACCCGATGCTGCTGCTGCCGCTACTGCGGACAATGACCCCGGTTCCCGTGTTGCTGCTGCACTGTTACCCGTTCCACCGGCAGTCCGGTTATCTGGCGCAGGCCTTCGACCATGTGAATTTCGATGTGGGCCTTGGCATCAACTATCTGGGGGTGCGGTCGACCGGTCTGGTCGCCGAAGCGATGGAGACCGCACCGTTCGCCAAGCAACTGTTCTCGTCGGACGCGTTCGGGCCACCCGAGTTGCATCTGCTCGGTTCAGTGCTGTGGCGGCGGGCGATGGGACTGGTTCTCGGCCGATGGATCCGGTCCGGCGACTGCAGCGAGGCCGACGCGATCAGGATCGTCGACATGATCGGGGTGCACAACGCCACCCGGGTCTACTCGCTGTGA
- a CDS encoding type I glutamate--ammonia ligase, which yields MTLEIDDLRAAGVEIVAGSLTDLAGVTRAKYVPLRRLPSFHSAGMGVSPSWSVFCVDSGIAFTPDIGVVGDLRIRIDPADLQVVEDGVAWAPASLYDQYGEPAPLCTRTLLAHAEQAAASSGLTALIGAELECTMLAPDTQHASTEPWSPYGMRTSLDRSAFLVDLMGAAERAGLVIDQLHTEYGHDQLEVALAPTTPVAAADAVILARIVIGRAAARHGLKISFSPVPFAGEAGNGAHLHLSLADDDGPVLSGGGGPHGMRPAGQSAIAGVLATLPDLLGLYAGSALSAERLKPGNWAGAAQCWGLENREAAVRFIAATPGNPHGANVELKLIDPSANPYLAAAAFLRSALRGIELGMQLPAEVSGDPAQTANLQPLPTDQRTVLKTLQTSAVAAELLTPAVIEGVAAVRHHELVTYGDLPTDEICRALRLAWSC from the coding sequence ATGACGCTGGAGATCGACGACCTACGCGCTGCCGGCGTGGAGATCGTGGCCGGATCGCTGACCGACCTGGCGGGTGTGACCCGCGCCAAGTACGTGCCGCTACGTCGCCTCCCGTCGTTTCACAGCGCCGGAATGGGCGTCTCGCCCTCGTGGAGCGTGTTCTGTGTCGACAGCGGGATCGCCTTCACGCCGGACATCGGGGTGGTCGGCGACCTGCGGATCCGCATCGACCCGGCCGATCTTCAGGTGGTCGAAGACGGCGTGGCGTGGGCACCTGCCAGCCTGTACGACCAGTACGGCGAACCCGCTCCGCTGTGTACTCGCACACTGCTGGCCCACGCCGAGCAGGCCGCGGCCTCGTCCGGGCTGACCGCCTTGATCGGTGCGGAGCTCGAGTGCACGATGCTGGCGCCCGACACCCAGCATGCATCCACCGAACCGTGGTCGCCCTACGGCATGCGCACATCCCTGGACCGCTCGGCGTTCCTGGTCGACCTCATGGGCGCGGCAGAACGCGCGGGGCTGGTCATCGACCAACTCCACACCGAGTACGGGCACGACCAACTCGAAGTGGCGCTGGCCCCCACGACGCCGGTCGCCGCGGCCGACGCGGTCATCCTGGCGCGGATCGTGATCGGCCGGGCCGCGGCCCGGCACGGCCTGAAGATCTCGTTCTCCCCTGTGCCGTTCGCCGGCGAGGCGGGCAACGGCGCGCACCTGCACCTGTCCCTTGCGGACGACGACGGCCCGGTGCTGTCAGGTGGCGGCGGCCCACACGGGATGCGGCCGGCCGGCCAATCGGCCATTGCCGGAGTGCTCGCGACCCTGCCGGACCTCCTCGGTCTCTACGCGGGCTCAGCCCTTTCCGCCGAGCGGCTCAAACCTGGCAACTGGGCAGGCGCAGCCCAATGCTGGGGCCTGGAAAACCGGGAGGCGGCCGTCAGGTTCATCGCGGCCACACCGGGAAACCCACACGGCGCCAACGTCGAACTGAAACTCATCGACCCCAGCGCCAACCCTTACCTCGCGGCGGCAGCATTCCTGCGCAGCGCGCTGCGTGGCATCGAACTCGGCATGCAACTGCCCGCCGAGGTCTCGGGCGATCCCGCGCAGACCGCCAACCTGCAACCGCTGCCGACCGATCAACGCACGGTACTCAAGACCCTGCAAACCTCGGCGGTCGCCGCTGAACTGCTGACGCCGGCGGTCATCGAAGGTGTGGCCGCCGTGCGCCATCACGAACTCGTCACCTACGGCGACCTGCCGACCGACGAGATCTGCCGGGCCCTGCGCCTGGCGTGGAGCTGCTGA